A segment of the Aromatoleum aromaticum EbN1 genome:
GCCGACGAGCAGCTTCGCCAGCGTCGTCTTGCCCGAACCGCTGCGGCCGACGATCGCGACGAGCTCGCCGGGCTTGATCTCGAAGCTGATGTTCTCGAGCACGTATGGCGTCTCGTCGCCGCCATAGCGGAAATACACGCCTTCGAAGGCGATGTGACCCTGCAGGTCCGGCAGCACGACGCGCGAGGCAACCTCTTCCGGGCGCTGCTCCGGCTCCATGTCGAGCACGTCGCCGAGGCGCTCCATCGCGACCCCGGCGTCATTGACCTGGCTCCACAGCGCGACCAGCCCCATCAGCGGCGCGAGCACGCTGCCCATCAAGGCGTTGAACGCGATGAGCTGACCGATCGTGAGCTGATGCGCGAGCACCTGCGACGCTCCGACCCACAGGATCGCGATCGTCGTCGCGGCGTTGAGCACCTGGCTGGCGACGCCGACCAGCACGTTGAAGCGCTGCGCGCGGTATTGCACCTCCAGCGCCTTCGCGTATTTCTTCTCCCATTTCAGCCGCACCGGGCGCTCGATGCCCATGCCCTTGACCGTCTCGACGCCGCCGAGCGCTTCCATCAGGAAGGCTTTGGCGTCGGTCGAGGTGGTGAACACTTCGCGCGCATAGTTCTTGATCTTCGGCGTCACGAGCACCGTCAGCGCCATGATCGGGATGACGAACGCGAGCAGCAGGAGCGTCATCTTCACGTTGTAGAGGAACAGGATCGTGAAGTAGATGAACACCATCAGCAGGTTGAGCACCGTCGTGACCGTCGATTCGGTCAAAAACGCGCGGATCGTCTGGTTTTCCTGGAAGCGCGCGAAGATGTCGCCGGTCTTGCGCTTGGCGAAGAACGAGAACGGCAGCGACAGCGTGTGCTTGAAAAACTGCGACATCATCGCGAAGTCCATGTTGCGCACCATGAAATTCGCGAGAAACGCCCGGATGCCCGACATCAGCAGCGTGAAGAGGTTGGTGATGACGAGTCCGGCGATCAGGAGGTGCAGCAGGCTGACGTTCTCGTGCACGATCACGCCGTCGAGGATGTTCTGGATGATCAGCGGCGGCACGATGCCCAGCACCTGGATCACGAAAGTCGCCATGACGAGGTGCGCGAGGATCTTCTTGTACGGCCGCAGGTACGAGACGAAACGCAGCCACGGCGAGCGCGACACCGTCAGCTGCGCGAGATTCTGCCCGGGTGTGAACAGCAGGCAGGTGCCGCTCCAGCCGCGCTCGAACTCTTCGATCGCGATCTTCCTGAAGCCGACAGCCGGATCGGCGACCCACACCTGCCGCTTCGAGACGCCATACACGACGACGTAGTGGTAGCCCTCCCAATGCACGATGAACGGCAGTTCGAAGCCGAGCAGCGCGTCGAACGTGCATTGCACGCCGCGCGTGGTGAAGCCGAGCGATTCGCCGGCGCGCGCGAGGCTGTCGAGCGTCGCGCCCTGTGTCGTCACGTTCGCGAGTTCGCGCAGTTTGCCGAGCGTCATCGGGATGTCGTAGTGGCGGCAGATCATCGCCAGGCACGCCGCGCCGCAGTCCATTTCCTCGGCCTGCTCGACGAGCGGGAAGCGTCGGATCAGCCGCTCGCCGAGCTCCGGCTTCGACTGCAGGTCGAGCATGACGCGCAGGTTGCGCCGTTCGGCGAGCTTTTTCTGCCGCTGCAGCTCGCGTTCGACGAAGCGGATGCGCTCCTCGAGCACCTCGCGCAGCTTCGGATTGCGCTCGAGGATCTGGTGGACGGATTTTTCGGGGACCACCAGCAGCGTCGTATCGACGACCGCGACCACCGACGCGACCTGTTCCTGGCGCATCAGGCACGCCTTCTCGCCGAAGATCTCGCCGTGGCCGAGCGTCGCCAGCGGGTACTCGCTGCCCTGCTCGGTGCGCACGAGGCGTACTTCGCCCTGGCGGACCACGTACAGGCGGCGGTCGTCGCGCGCGTCCTGCTTGAGGATCTCCCTGCCGGCCGCAACGCGCTTGACGCCGACGCTGCGCACCAGCTCTTCGAGCTCGGCGCGGTCGACCTTGCCGCGCAGATCGAACAGCCGCGCGACGACGCCGCCGGCCGAGCCGATCGCGACGTAGCTGGTGACGAACGCCTGCGCCGCCGGATTCTTCGCCAGGACCGGCTCGAACGCCTGGCGCGGGATCAGCAGCAGCTCGGTCTTCGCCGACGCGCGCGCCGAGAATTCGTGCCGGTACTCGCGCAGCATCGCCATCTCGGCGACGGTCTCGCGCGCCTTGCGCACGCCGAGGCTGATTTCCTTGCCGTGCTCGTCGGCGAAGATCCGCACCGAACCGGAGCGGATCACGAACACGCCGTCGGCCGGCTCGCCGGCGCTGCAGACGGTTTCGCCGAACGCGAGGAAGCGCGGCTGGGCCTGCCCGGCCAGCTGCTCGAGTTCGTCGCGCGTGAAGGGCGACAGCAGTTCCACCGACGACAGGAAATCGGCGAGGGAATCGAGTTTCGGTGGGGCGTCCGTGGACATGATCACCTCGACGGGACTAACGCATTTCGATGACATGATCCTGCGCCCGGGCGGCGAGCCAGCCTTCGCGCAGCAGGCGCCGCACCTCGGCCGCGGTCTCTTCGTCGAGCCGCGCCGGGTTCTTCGCATTCACGAGGAAGATCTCGTAGAACGCGCCGTCGGGCGCGGCGAACGGTCCGAGCAGGTCGCCGGGCGCGGCGTTGAACACCTTGGCCTCGATTTCGGTCTTGAGCGAGCCGCGCATCACCTTGCCGATGAAACCGCCATCGTCGCGCGTGTCCGCGATCGAGTGCTCGCGCGCGAGCTCGGTGAAGCTGTCGGGGTCCTCGGCGAGCAGCGACATCATCTCTTTCGCCTGGCCCTCGGTTTCGAGCACGATGTGGCTGACCTCGATGCTGTCGAACTTCGGCGAGTTGAGCTGGAAGTATTCTTCGACCGCCTGGTCGCTGCAGACGCGCTGCATCATTTTTTCCTGGTACAGGCTGTCTGTGATGAACGCCTCGAACTCGTCGAGGCTCACGCCGCGCGCGTCGAGGTAATGGTTCATGTCGGCCGCCCGGTGCAACCCCAGCACGCGGCGGAACTGGTCGGCGCGCTCCTGGATCTCGTCGGCCGACACCGCGACGCCCTGCTTCTTCGCCGCATGGACGGTGAGCCGGTCGCGGACGATCTCGTCGATGAGGCTGTCGAAGCGCCCGGTAAGCTTCAGGATCCGGACGAATTCCCCGCTGCCGATGGATTCGTCGTCAATTCGCACTATCGCGGTCATCTGGTGTGCTCCTTGTGTAAGCGCCCGGATCGGATCAGCCGCTGATCTGGCGGAACGGATCGAGCGCGAGGTCGATGAGGCGGCGCTCGCGGACGACGATCTCCGCGGTCGCCGTCATCCCGTAGCGCACCGGGTAGCGCGTGTCCGCGACTTCGTAGTGATCGCGCGACAGCGTCACGTGGCCTTCGTAGACCGGCTCCTTGCTCTGCGCGGCGGGCGAAGTCGCCGGCGAGATGAACTCGAGCCGGCCGTCGATGAGGCCGTAGCGCTGGTACGGGAACGCGTTGAACTTGAGCTTCACCGGCAGCCCTTCGCGCAGGAACGCGCGGTCGCGCTCGGCGATGTCCATCTTCAGCACCGCGCGCGCGTCCTTCGGCGCGATGCCGCCGAGCGGCGTGTTCGCCTGGATCTTGTCGCCGGGCTGCGTCGAGGCTACGTCGGTGATGACGCCCGACACCGGCGCAATGATCAGCAGGAAGTTGTCCTTGTCGATGTTCTCGAAGCGGATCCGTTCGGCCGCGTTCGCCGCCAGCCGCGCGGTCTGCAGCTGCAGCCGCAGCTTGTCCTCCTCGTTCGCGATTTCGCGCGCCGCCGCGTCGTACTGGATGCGCAGCCGCGTCAGCTCCTGGTCGCCGCTTTCGAGCTCGACCGTCGCCCGCGCGGTTTCCTGGCTCAGACGGAAGTCCAGTTCGCCGAGCCGCGACTGCGCGACGCGCAGCGCGTTTTCCGCCGCCAGATACGCGCTCTTCTTCGCTTCGACCTGCAGCTCCGACACCCCGCCGCCGCCGGGCAGCGCCAACAGCCGCTGGAAGCGGTCGAGCTCCATCCGAGTGCTGTCGCGCATGCGCCGCGCGTTGTCGAGCTCGCTGCGCGCCTGCTGCAGCTGCGCGCGCTGGGCTTCGGCGAGCTTCGTCGTGCCTTCCGCGGTGCGCCGCTCGTGCAGCTGCAGCGCCGCTTCGATCTGCTGCTTCAAGGCCGCGACCTTGCGTTCGAGCAGCGCTTTGCGTTCGGGAAACTGCTTCCATTCCCGCTCGGCGTCCTCGAGCTTGAGCTGCGCCTCGAGTGCGTGCGTCGCCGCCTCGACCGCTCCGCGTGCGTTGAGCCGGGCGAGGACGTCGCCCTGCGACACCGGCTGCCCCGCTTCCATGTAGATGTCGGCGAGCTCGCCGTCGATCGGCGCATAGACGCGCCGGACGTCCGATTCGGGCGCGAGCACGCCGTGCGCGGTGACGATCACGTCGGCGCGCCCGACGAACGACCACACCAGCGCGGACAGCACCAGCCCGAGGACGGCGGCGACGAGAGCGAGGCCAAAGCGCGACGGTTCGGCGATCAGGATCGCGATCCCTTCGGCGCTGTGATCCTCGAGGGCCTCGGTCAGCGGCTTAAGGTGATTTTCGCTCTTCATCGCTCTGCCCTCCGATCAGCGCCAGCTTGGCCTTGAGCAGCCCCGGCTCCAGCACCCTGTGAAGCTCCTGCAGCGACTGCCGCTGCAGCTCGGCTTCCGCGTCGATCTCGGCCTGGACCGCGGCCGCTTGTTCGCCCATGTCGGTTTTCAACATCTCGTGGATCCGCGCACCCTGCCGCGCCGCGGACTGCGCTTCGGCGAGCAGCCGGGCCTGCGAGCGGAACCTGCCCGAAATGCCCGATTCGAGCCGCTGCTCGCCGCCGATCCCGCCGGCGCTGCGGTACTGGCGCCACGACGTTGCGGCGCGCGTCAGCAGGCCGTTGGCGCGCGCGAGCGCCTGGTCCCGGTAGGCGTCGACGTCGGCTTCGGTCGCGCGGATGAAGTAGACGTCCTCGCTCTCGTCGAGCGCCGCGTGAAATGCCAGCAGCCGCTCGTCGTAGCCTTTGCCGCCGCGTGCCTGCTGCAGCGCGCCGAACTGCTGCAGCACGGTTTTCTTGCGCGCGAGCTCGGCGGCGGCGACCTCCGCCCACGGCCCCGCGGAAATCTGCTGCAGGCCGGCGAGCGCCTCTTCGCCCCGGCCGTCGCGCCACGCTTGGTCGGCAGCGGCGTACTGGCGCACGACCTCTGCGGAAGGCAGGCGCGTCTCGCCGAGCTTTTCGAGGTGCTGGCGGAAAGGCGGCGTCGAAAAATGCAGCTTTCCGAGCAGCGCGATCAGCGGCTCGAGGCGGCGCGCCTGCAGCGCGCGGTCGAGTTCGACGAACTGGCGCAGGTCCTCGCGCACGGCGTCGAGGCCGGCGAGCCGCGGGTACTTCCCGGCGTAGTCGTCCAGCAGCGCACTGAGCGTGTCGGCGCGGCCGGCATCGAGTTCGACCGCGATGGCGGCATTGAGACGCTCGATCGCGGCGAGATACACCGACTCGTCGCTTTCGAGGCGGCGCAGATGGGTCAGCACTTCGGCATGGACGTCCCTGAACTGGGGCACGTGCGCCGCAACGCGGGCGAGCGCGCGCTGGCGGGCGCGCGAGTCGGCGTGCCAGCGCTGCAGCAGCGTGCCGATGCGCTCCTCGTCGGCGTAGATCCGGATCGGCGCATCTACGCCGCCGCGCTCGACGACGAACCGCTCGAGCTCGCCGACCCACTCGACCTCGGCGAGCAGCGGCTGCGCGTCGGCGTTGTGCGCAGCCTGCGCTTTCATGTCGGCGACGAGCGCCGCGGCACGGCCGAACGCGTGCACCTGCAGGCTCCCGACCCATTCAGGCAGCTTCGCCTTCAGCAGCGCTTCGGTGCCGAGCGCCTGCAGCGCCGCATCGTCCGGGTCGCTCGCGAGATACGCGTCGGCGACCGCTGCGGCGCGCGCAAAGTCGCCTGCGGCGACGAGGTGCGCGAGTTCGCGTTCCGCGCTGCCGGCACGGTAGAAGCCGAGCGCGACCGCGACGAGCAGCGCGACGACGGGAAGGCCCCAGCGCAACATCCGTTTCACCGTCCCGCGCTCGCCGCCGGCGAAAGCCCGACCCAGTTCGCGCACGAAAAGCACGGTCCGGCTGCGCTCGCGCCGCACCCGCGGCACCGGGCTTCCCGCTTGCGCCGCCTCGTCATTGACTTCGTCGGGCTGCGGCGACGGGGAAATGCAGAAGATGTCGAGGAACGAGTCGGGCGCCGCGATGAACATCGTTCTGTCCGGGTTGCCCGGATCGTCTTCCGCAGCCGCGACGGGAGGAGTGAATCCGGTCAGCGTCGGCTCGGCCTCGACCTCGGCTTCGTGTTGCAGGCTCACGCGGTATACGAAGTGACTGCCGCCGAACGCGACGATGTCGCCGTCGTGCAGTTCCACGGCGTGCTCGTCGAGACGCGTGCCGCCGACGAATGTCCCGTTCGTGCTGCCCAGATCCTCGATGAACGGCGCGCCGCCTTTCAGGAAAATGTGCGCATGGCGACGCGAAATGTAATTGACCTGATGCGGGTACGCGCTCTTGTAGCGCGCGATCACGTCGTCGATCTTGCTGATCAGGAACGGGAAGGAGGCAATGACGACCGGTTCGAGCAGCAGGTCGTCGCGCTCGGGCGTCAGCGTCAGGCTCAGGAGCGTCCCGACCCGCTGCACTTTCTTCGCCCGCGCCACGAGCCGGACGCGATACGACAGCACGCCGCCGAAACAGACTTCGTCGCCGTCGCGCAGCGCCGCGGGCTTCTCGCCGACGGCAACCCCATTGACGCTCGTGCCGTTCTTGCTGCCGAGGTCGGCGACATACAGCTCACGCCCCTCCCAGAACACCCGCGCATGGCGGCGCGACAGCTCCGCGACGATCTCCTTGTCGTATGTCGCGAACGGATGTTCGTTGCGCCCGATCGCGAACAGCGACTCCTCGATCAGGATGTCGCCCAGTTCCGGGCGCGACACCGCCTGCAGGAGCACGTTGCGCTCCTGTCCGGCAGCGGTCGGGGTCCGGGCGACGAACGCCCCCGCGTCACTCATGCGACGACATGATGGTCATGAACAAGCCTCTTTCGCGTGGCTGAGCCGAGCTTTCCCGTTTTCCCATAGGCACTTCCTCATCTGCATGCTCAGCGCCGCACATTCGCGACCTCGACGGTCGGCCAGCCGCCGCCGAGCGCTTTGTAGAGCGTCACCGTGTCAGCGAGAATCTGCTGGTGGTTGGCGAGCAGCGCGAGCTGCGCCGCGAGCAGCGAGCGCTCGGTCTCGAACACTTCGAGCTGGGAGACGAGCCCTTCCCGGAGCTGCGCCTCGACCTGCGCCGCGACGATCTGCAGCTGGTCGATCTGCTGCTGCAGCTCGGTGCGCTGCTGGCGGTGAGCTTCGAGGTTCGTCAGCGCGTTCTCCACTTCCTCGAACGCGGCGATCACGGTGCGCTGGTACTCGTGCTCGAAGACTTTCGTCTGGGCTTCGGTCGTCTTGAGGCGCGCCTTGATGCTCGGATCGAACGCGGGGATGTTGATGCTCGGCAGAAAACCGAACGTGAAGGACTTCAGCAGGTCGCCGAGCGCGAAGCTCGACGTGCCGCCACGCCCGGTCAGGCTGATCGACGGCAGCTGCGCGAGCCGCGCCTGCCCGACGAGGTCGTAGGCTTCGAGCAAGCGGAACTCGGCGGCGACGATGTCGGGGCGGCGGTTCAGCAGCTCGGAAGGCAGCCCGGCCGGCACTGCCGGCAGCTCGACGCGCTCCTGCAGCTTTCCCGGCGGCACGGTGAATTCGCCGGCCGGCACGCCCAGCAGCGTCGCCAGCGCGTTGCCGGCGAGGCCGCGCGCGCGCTGCAGTTCAAGCAGGTCGCGGGTC
Coding sequences within it:
- a CDS encoding HlyD family efflux transporter periplasmic adaptor subunit, with amino-acid sequence MKSENHLKPLTEALEDHSAEGIAILIAEPSRFGLALVAAVLGLVLSALVWSFVGRADVIVTAHGVLAPESDVRRVYAPIDGELADIYMEAGQPVSQGDVLARLNARGAVEAATHALEAQLKLEDAEREWKQFPERKALLERKVAALKQQIEAALQLHERRTAEGTTKLAEAQRAQLQQARSELDNARRMRDSTRMELDRFQRLLALPGGGGVSELQVEAKKSAYLAAENALRVAQSRLGELDFRLSQETARATVELESGDQELTRLRIQYDAAAREIANEEDKLRLQLQTARLAANAAERIRFENIDKDNFLLIIAPVSGVITDVASTQPGDKIQANTPLGGIAPKDARAVLKMDIAERDRAFLREGLPVKLKFNAFPYQRYGLIDGRLEFISPATSPAAQSKEPVYEGHVTLSRDHYEVADTRYPVRYGMTATAEIVVRERRLIDLALDPFRQISG
- a CDS encoding FHA domain-containing protein, with the protein product MSDAGAFVARTPTAAGQERNVLLQAVSRPELGDILIEESLFAIGRNEHPFATYDKEIVAELSRRHARVFWEGRELYVADLGSKNGTSVNGVAVGEKPAALRDGDEVCFGGVLSYRVRLVARAKKVQRVGTLLSLTLTPERDDLLLEPVVIASFPFLISKIDDVIARYKSAYPHQVNYISRRHAHIFLKGGAPFIEDLGSTNGTFVGGTRLDEHAVELHDGDIVAFGGSHFVYRVSLQHEAEVEAEPTLTGFTPPVAAAEDDPGNPDRTMFIAAPDSFLDIFCISPSPQPDEVNDEAAQAGSPVPRVRRERSRTVLFVRELGRAFAGGERGTVKRMLRWGLPVVALLVAVALGFYRAGSAERELAHLVAAGDFARAAAVADAYLASDPDDAALQALGTEALLKAKLPEWVGSLQVHAFGRAAALVADMKAQAAHNADAQPLLAEVEWVGELERFVVERGGVDAPIRIYADEERIGTLLQRWHADSRARQRALARVAAHVPQFRDVHAEVLTHLRRLESDESVYLAAIERLNAAIAVELDAGRADTLSALLDDYAGKYPRLAGLDAVREDLRQFVELDRALQARRLEPLIALLGKLHFSTPPFRQHLEKLGETRLPSAEVVRQYAAADQAWRDGRGEEALAGLQQISAGPWAEVAAAELARKKTVLQQFGALQQARGGKGYDERLLAFHAALDESEDVYFIRATEADVDAYRDQALARANGLLTRAATSWRQYRSAGGIGGEQRLESGISGRFRSQARLLAEAQSAARQGARIHEMLKTDMGEQAAAVQAEIDAEAELQRQSLQELHRVLEPGLLKAKLALIGGQSDEERKSP
- a CDS encoding peptidylprolyl isomerase yields the protein MTAIVRIDDESIGSGEFVRILKLTGRFDSLIDEIVRDRLTVHAAKKQGVAVSADEIQERADQFRRVLGLHRAADMNHYLDARGVSLDEFEAFITDSLYQEKMMQRVCSDQAVEEYFQLNSPKFDSIEVSHIVLETEGQAKEMMSLLAEDPDSFTELAREHSIADTRDDGGFIGKVMRGSLKTEIEAKVFNAAPGDLLGPFAAPDGAFYEIFLVNAKNPARLDEETAAEVRRLLREGWLAARAQDHVIEMR
- a CDS encoding efflux transporter outer membrane subunit, producing the protein MASPMSMSRPYGRTLPLLRALLAGSLALLLASCAGVKVAEYQRPDTPGKASWSRPAVSAADTIAPDWWREFGDPTLDELVNRAIADNFDVKILAARIQVAEAQIGEARAGALPTLDIGAGASFEKSTGQNFRKQFNLGTQVNWDLDIWGKVEKGVQAQTAEFRATEADWRAGYLTLVSDVATTYFQILQLDEQIDRQQRALDRSRQILATFEAMLGQGLVPRTQVLRQRAENNALTRDLLELQRARGLAGNALATLLGVPAGEFTVPPGKLQERVELPAVPAGLPSELLNRRPDIVAAEFRLLEAYDLVGQARLAQLPSISLTGRGGTSSFALGDLLKSFTFGFLPSINIPAFDPSIKARLKTTEAQTKVFEHEYQRTVIAAFEEVENALTNLEAHRQQRTELQQQIDQLQIVAAQVEAQLREGLVSQLEVFETERSLLAAQLALLANHQQILADTVTLYKALGGGWPTVEVANVRR
- a CDS encoding peptidase domain-containing ABC transporter; this encodes MSTDAPPKLDSLADFLSSVELLSPFTRDELEQLAGQAQPRFLAFGETVCSAGEPADGVFVIRSGSVRIFADEHGKEISLGVRKARETVAEMAMLREYRHEFSARASAKTELLLIPRQAFEPVLAKNPAAQAFVTSYVAIGSAGGVVARLFDLRGKVDRAELEELVRSVGVKRVAAGREILKQDARDDRRLYVVRQGEVRLVRTEQGSEYPLATLGHGEIFGEKACLMRQEQVASVVAVVDTTLLVVPEKSVHQILERNPKLREVLEERIRFVERELQRQKKLAERRNLRVMLDLQSKPELGERLIRRFPLVEQAEEMDCGAACLAMICRHYDIPMTLGKLRELANVTTQGATLDSLARAGESLGFTTRGVQCTFDALLGFELPFIVHWEGYHYVVVYGVSKRQVWVADPAVGFRKIAIEEFERGWSGTCLLFTPGQNLAQLTVSRSPWLRFVSYLRPYKKILAHLVMATFVIQVLGIVPPLIIQNILDGVIVHENVSLLHLLIAGLVITNLFTLLMSGIRAFLANFMVRNMDFAMMSQFFKHTLSLPFSFFAKRKTGDIFARFQENQTIRAFLTESTVTTVLNLLMVFIYFTILFLYNVKMTLLLLAFVIPIMALTVLVTPKIKNYAREVFTTSTDAKAFLMEALGGVETVKGMGIERPVRLKWEKKYAKALEVQYRAQRFNVLVGVASQVLNAATTIAILWVGASQVLAHQLTIGQLIAFNALMGSVLAPLMGLVALWSQVNDAGVAMERLGDVLDMEPEQRPEEVASRVVLPDLQGHIAFEGVYFRYGGDETPYVLENISFEIKPGELVAIVGRSGSGKTTLAKLLVGFYPPTDGRIVVDGYDMATIDKEYYRAQVGYVMQSNLLFSGTIAENIASGDEAPDRRRIEEVARMADAHAFIRKMPLGYEQIVGERGVGLSGGQIQRLCIARALYHDPRLLVFDEATSALDTQSESNIISNMHDILAGRTAVVIAHRLSTIMRADKILVLYEGAIVEQGRHDELVDRRGMYYQLVQKQLAAA